Proteins co-encoded in one Medicago truncatula cultivar Jemalong A17 chromosome 8, MtrunA17r5.0-ANR, whole genome shotgun sequence genomic window:
- the LOC25502085 gene encoding brassinosteroid-responsive RING protein 1 — translation MGFPVGYTELLFPKLVLHLLSIFTFIRKLINTIFRYMGLPDFIEPDIIWPENSTRIPEFESVSALLIREILPVVKFMELVDPPESCAVCLTEFEENDEIRRLANCRHIFHRGCLDRWMGYDQRTCPLCRTPFIPDELQSAFNERLWAASGIPEFHSAEDVLSL, via the coding sequence ATGGGATTTCCAGTAGGTTACACAGAACTTCTCTTCCCAAAATTAGTTCTTCACCTTTTATCCATCTTCACTTTCATACGAAAACTCATCAACACCATTTTCCGCTACATGGGTCTCCCCGATTTCATCGAACCCGACATTATATGGCCCGAAAATTCAACTCGAATACCCGAATTCGAATCCGTTTCAGCTCTTCTTATCCGTGAAATCCTTCCAGTTGTAAAATTCATGGAGCTGGTGGACCCACCCGAAAGCTGCGCTGTATGTCTTACTGAGTTCGAGGAAAACGATGAGATCAGACGGTTAGCGAATTGTAGACACATTTTCCATCGAGGTTGTTTGGACCGTTGGATGGGATATGATCAAAGAACGTGTCCTTTGTGTAGAACACCATTCATACCTGATGAGTTGCAAAGTGCTTTCAATGAGAGATTATGGGCTGCTTCTGGGATCCCTGAATTTCATTCTGCTGAGGATGTTCTTTCTTTGTAG